The following are encoded in a window of Patescibacteria group bacterium genomic DNA:
- the ftsZ gene encoding cell division protein FtsZ yields MAEVKPAAETFAKIKVIGVGGGGGSAINRMVEGGIKGVDFVAINTDVQALHYNKAGEKLHIGKSVTRGLGAGMNPELGKQAAEESQNEIRDILKDSDMVFVTCGLGGGTGTGASPIVAEIARDLGALTVAVVTKPFQFEGGQRKNIAERGLTELADKVDTIITICNDKLLQVIDKKTSLLEAFMVADDVLRQGVAGIAEIITVPGIINADFADVKAVMSNAGSALMGIGQASGENKAIEAAKAAISSPLLDMSIEGARGIVFTITGGPSLGMNEVNEAAKVITASADEDAKIIFGAVVNDKLKDEIKITVVATGFNGRTPGLINTGSERSYTPNPFIEEEEKEQEK; encoded by the coding sequence ATGGCAGAAGTAAAACCAGCGGCCGAAACATTCGCCAAAATAAAAGTAATCGGAGTTGGCGGCGGCGGCGGCAGCGCCATCAACAGGATGGTGGAAGGAGGAATAAAGGGGGTTGATTTTGTCGCTATCAACACCGATGTCCAGGCCCTTCATTACAATAAAGCCGGAGAGAAGCTTCATATCGGCAAATCGGTTACTCGTGGCTTGGGAGCGGGCATGAATCCGGAATTGGGCAAGCAAGCCGCGGAAGAATCGCAAAATGAGATTAGGGATATTTTGAAAGATTCGGATATGGTTTTTGTGACTTGCGGTTTGGGCGGCGGCACAGGCACCGGCGCTTCGCCGATTGTGGCCGAGATAGCGAGAGACTTGGGCGCTCTGACGGTAGCCGTGGTTACGAAGCCATTCCAGTTTGAGGGCGGACAAAGAAAAAATATTGCCGAAAGGGGGCTTACTGAATTGGCGGATAAGGTGGACACGATTATCACGATCTGCAACGATAAGTTGTTGCAAGTTATAGATAAGAAAACTTCGCTTCTGGAAGCTTTTATGGTGGCGGACGATGTTCTTCGCCAGGGCGTGGCCGGCATTGCCGAAATTATTACCGTGCCCGGAATCATCAATGCGGATTTTGCCGACGTTAAGGCTGTTATGTCTAACGCCGGTTCGGCCTTGATGGGGATCGGCCAAGCTTCGGGCGAGAACAAGGCGATTGAAGCGGCCAAAGCGGCCATCAGTTCGCCCTTGCTCGATATGTCTATAGAGGGCGCTCGGGGCATAGTCTTTACCATAACCGGAGGTCCGAGCCTGGGCATGAACGAAGTTAACGAGGCGGCGAAAGTCATCACAGCTTCGGCTGACGAAGATGCCAAGATTATTTTCGGAGCAGTGGTTAACGATAAGTTAAAAGACGAAATAAAGATAACGGTGGTTGCGACCGGCTTTAACGGTCGTACCCCCGGTCTTATCAACACAGGTAGCGAAAGGTCCTATACTCCCAATCCTTTTATTGAAGAGGAAGAAAAGGAGCAGGAGAAGA